The sequence below is a genomic window from Thermoplasmata archaeon.
CGGGCGCCGCGAACGGTTCGCTGATCCGCGATCCCAACGGCACCATCGTGGGCTCGCAGCTCATCGCCCAGAACACGAGCGCCCCGTACCTGTTCTGGGAGCGGCCGAGCGCCACCGACTACAACACCACGCTCGGCTCGGTCACGCCGCCCGGTCCGACGGACCCCGCGCTCGCCGCCCTGCTGAACGAAACGCTTGCCTACATGCGCGAGTATGGGAACTTCACCGTGAACGCCAGCCTGCCGTTCTGGTTCGTGTCGTGGTCGGGCTCGAGCGTCGACCCGGACCTCACCCCCGAGGCGGTGCTGGTGCAGGTTCCGCGGGTCGCGGCCGCCTCGAACCTGACGGTGGAGTTCCTCACCGGCTTCGTGAACGAGCACATCACCGAGCCGCCGATCCCCTACATCGGGGTCGCCTACGTGGACGTCCTCGCGCTCGACGTCGCGCTCCTCCCGCTCGAGGGCCGCTAACGATGTACGCCAAGATCCTGATCCCGGCCCAGGAGCCGAGCGAGGTCGAGCCGCTGATCCGCTTCGGGGCGATGCTCCTCGACGCCGAGGGGGAGATCCGGGTCCTGCACATCATCCCCGCGACCACGCTGCCCGAGGTGACGCGCGAGTGGCGCAACTCGGTGAACCTGGTCGTCCCCGCCCACGAGGCCGGGGCCGCGCTCGACGTGCGCGTCGATCCGGAGGTGCGGGCCTCCACCGACGTGCCGGGGGAGATCCTCGAGAGCGCCGAGACCCACGGGGTCGATGCGATCCTGATGACGCTGCGGGGCAGCAAGCGCAGCCGCAACCCGTTCGTCGGCCACACCGCGAGCGGCATCCTCCACCACGCCCACGCGGACGTGCTGATCGTCAACCGCCTCGCGCTCGCCGCGGGGAAGATTCCGCGGATCGTCCTCCCGTCGTTCCGGGCCACGCCGGTGCCGAAGGCGATCCGGGTCGCCGAGGAGATCGCGGTGCGCAACGACGGGGTCCCGGTGACGACGGTCTCGATCGGTCCCGCCGGCGGGAGCGCGATGGACGGCATCCGCGAGGAGACGACGCCCCGCGGGATCGCCATCGTCCACAAGCACGTCCCGCTCGCCGGTCCGGTGCTCCGACGGGCCCGCATCCCCGCGCTCATCGTGCAGGCGGCCCAGCGCGAGCGCTTCGGTCTGCTGCTGGTCAGTGAGGAGGGCGAGGTGGGAGGCGGGGCGCTCCTGACCCGCCGCTTCCTCGAGGAGCTGTTCCGCGCGGCGCCGTGCCCGGTGCTCGCCCTGCGCGGATAGCCCCGGGCGCCGCGCGATGGGCGAGCTGTGGTTCGTCGGCCTCGGGCTCGGCGACGAGCGTGGCCTCTCGCGCCGTGCGCTCGAGGTGCTCGGCCAGAGCGCGCGCGTCTTCGCCGAGGAGTACACCGCGGTCGCGCCGGCCGGGACCCTCGAGCGCCTCGCGCTCGAGATCGCCCGGCCGATCGAGCGCCTGGACCGCTCGCTCGTCGAGTCGGAGCGCCCGATCCTCGCCGCGCTCGACGACGGGGCCCGGGTGAGCCTGCTCGTCGTCGGGGACCCGTTCGCGGCGACGACCCACGTCGCGCTACGGCTGGCCGCCGAGCGCGCCGGCCACGCCTGGCGCTACGTACCGAACGCGAGCATCCTCACCGCGGCGGCCGGCCTCCTCGGTCTCATGCACTATCGATTCGGCCGGACC
It includes:
- the dph5 gene encoding diphthine synthase, with the protein product MGELWFVGLGLGDERGLSRRALEVLGQSARVFAEEYTAVAPAGTLERLALEIARPIERLDRSLVESERPILAALDDGARVSLLVVGDPFAATTHVALRLAAERAGHAWRYVPNASILTAAAGLLGLMHYRFGRTVSLPFPEPGFAPRSPVEQIAENRGRGLHSLVLLDLRPAEGRFLSAHEALGLLRDRDPEATALPATGPVAVVARVGRDDAQGWWAPTAGLAEVDFGPPMHALVVTAPELHFEEAAAIERFRWPRAAPGA
- a CDS encoding potassium-transporting ATPase subunit C, coding for MSASGRAPSAGAGRDAGPAPRPPPAHSGAGHVRATVVLILLTLFVSGFAYPLVITGIAQVIDPGAANGSLIRDPNGTIVGSQLIAQNTSAPYLFWERPSATDYNTTLGSVTPPGPTDPALAALLNETLAYMREYGNFTVNASLPFWFVSWSGSSVDPDLTPEAVLVQVPRVAAASNLTVEFLTGFVNEHITEPPIPYIGVAYVDVLALDVALLPLEGR
- a CDS encoding universal stress protein codes for the protein MYAKILIPAQEPSEVEPLIRFGAMLLDAEGEIRVLHIIPATTLPEVTREWRNSVNLVVPAHEAGAALDVRVDPEVRASTDVPGEILESAETHGVDAILMTLRGSKRSRNPFVGHTASGILHHAHADVLIVNRLALAAGKIPRIVLPSFRATPVPKAIRVAEEIAVRNDGVPVTTVSIGPAGGSAMDGIREETTPRGIAIVHKHVPLAGPVLRRARIPALIVQAAQRERFGLLLVSEEGEVGGGALLTRRFLEELFRAAPCPVLALRG